From a region of the Candidatus Woesearchaeota archaeon genome:
- a CDS encoding 30S ribosomal protein S3, which translates to MIERKFVKQNIREFQVKEFIEETLSRAGLSQVKLQRTPLGEKIIVSASRPGLVVGRAGANIANLTAQLKKRFDFENPQIEIEEVENISLDANIIAEMIVNSLERFGTKRFKGIGHRAMTEVMNAGALGVEILISGKIPGARAKTWRFFTGHLKKCGEVARQGVRHAYK; encoded by the coding sequence ATGATTGAGCGTAAATTTGTCAAGCAAAACATAAGGGAGTTTCAAGTAAAGGAGTTTATTGAAGAAACGCTAAGCAGGGCAGGACTTAGCCAAGTGAAACTACAGAGAACGCCGTTGGGAGAAAAAATCATTGTTTCCGCTTCGAGGCCGGGTCTTGTCGTTGGAAGGGCCGGGGCGAACATTGCCAACTTGACAGCGCAACTCAAAAAGAGGTTTGATTTTGAAAATCCGCAAATTGAGATTGAAGAGGTCGAGAACATTTCGCTCGATGCAAACATCATTGCTGAAATGATTGTAAATTCTTTGGAGCGGTTCGGGACGAAGCGCTTCAAAGGAATCGGTCACAGAGCCATGACGGAAGTGATGAATGCAGGCGCGCTCGGTGTTGAAATCCTCATATCTGGAAAGATACCAGGGGCGAGGGCCAAGACGTGGCGCTTCTTCACCGGGCACTTAAAAAAGTGTGGCGAAGTCGCGAGGCAAGGCGTGCGCCACGCGTATAAAT
- the rplV gene encoding 50S ribosomal protein L22, with protein MKNKYAFHGDLSSCARALGRDLPVSTKQAVELCRFLRGKPLSKAKAALERVRVREEAVPFTRFSEGAGHKPGVGMGKFPVKAAGALLKLLRQVESNAQQKGLSSELVVVHVCAHKAARPLRYGRHRGREMKRTHVEVVVKEAPGKKEKPRRQKSTSQAEKKPEGLKEKKTGAVQKKDDKKEGKGAGKEAKKESEKSQEESVKQ; from the coding sequence ATGAAGAACAAGTACGCATTTCACGGAGACCTCTCGTCTTGTGCGAGGGCGCTGGGACGTGACCTGCCTGTTTCGACGAAGCAAGCGGTGGAGTTGTGCAGGTTTCTGCGTGGCAAACCCCTTTCGAAGGCGAAGGCGGCGCTCGAGCGTGTCCGTGTTCGTGAAGAGGCGGTGCCATTCACACGGTTTTCCGAAGGGGCGGGGCATAAGCCCGGCGTTGGAATGGGCAAGTTCCCGGTGAAGGCCGCCGGTGCGTTGTTGAAGTTGCTTCGCCAAGTAGAGAGCAATGCTCAGCAAAAAGGCCTGTCCTCTGAGCTCGTTGTCGTTCACGTGTGCGCACATAAGGCTGCAAGGCCGCTCAGGTATGGTCGTCATCGCGGGCGCGAGATGAAGCGCACCCATGTCGAGGTCGTGGTGAAGGAGGCGCCTGGGAAGAAAGAAAAGCCGCGCAGGCAGAAAAGCACTTCGCAAGCCGAAAAGAAGCCGGAAGGCTTGAAAGAGAAGAAGACCGGCGCTGTGCAAAAGAAGGACGATAAGAAAGAAGGGAAGGGAGCGGGTAAAGAAGCGAAAAAAGAAAGTGAAAAAAGTCAAGAAGAGTCGGTGAAGCAATGA
- a CDS encoding 30S ribosomal protein S19 yields MARKEFTYRGLTLQELQKLSFDEFVKLVPSRQRRSLQRGLSEQEKKLREKIRKRDNVRTHLRAMIILPEMVGKTVHVYNGKEFIPVRIQEEMIGHRLGEFALTRKTIKHSAPGVGATRSSAAISVR; encoded by the coding sequence ATGGCAAGAAAGGAATTTACGTACAGGGGTTTAACGTTGCAAGAGTTGCAAAAACTCTCATTTGATGAGTTTGTCAAGCTAGTGCCTTCTCGGCAGAGAAGGAGTTTGCAAAGAGGGTTGAGCGAGCAGGAGAAAAAGCTTCGGGAAAAGATTCGTAAGAGGGATAATGTGAGGACGCATCTTCGAGCAATGATTATTCTTCCCGAAATGGTGGGAAAGACAGTTCATGTTTACAACGGGAAGGAGTTTATTCCTGTCAGGATTCAAGAGGAGATGATTGGGCACCGCCTTGGCGAATTTGCCCTGACGAGAAAAACGATTAAGCACAGCGCGCCCGGTGTCGGAGCGACGAGGTCGAGCGCAGCAATTAGTGTGCGATAA
- the rpl2p gene encoding 50S ribosomal protein L2 (one of the primary rRNA-binding proteins; required for association of the 30S and 50S subunits to form the 70S ribosome, for tRNA binding and peptide bond formation) — protein sequence MGKSLIQQKRGKGSPTYRRPSFRFKGAVGYFQGGKGVVTHLLKCQAHSAPLAAVQYEDKSYVLVVASEGVKVGDEVYIHEGDGSAPLADAAEQEAIFKAGNVLPLSLIPEGVPVHSIELRPGDGGKFCRSSGSSARIVTKSEGKIIIALPSKKRKVLDARCRAVLGVAAGGGRKDKPLLKAGAAFHKARAKNMKYPIIGGSSQNAVNHPFGNKRTSRKSHAKPAPANAPPGRKVGMIRPRRSGRKRGKQ from the coding sequence ATGGGAAAGAGCCTCATTCAGCAAAAAAGGGGGAAGGGAAGCCCCACGTATCGCAGACCGAGCTTTCGCTTTAAAGGAGCGGTGGGCTACTTCCAGGGCGGAAAGGGCGTTGTAACTCATCTTTTGAAATGTCAGGCGCACTCTGCGCCGCTCGCCGCGGTGCAGTACGAGGATAAGTCGTATGTGCTCGTGGTCGCGTCTGAGGGGGTGAAAGTAGGTGATGAAGTGTATATTCACGAAGGCGATGGCAGCGCTCCTCTCGCTGACGCTGCTGAACAAGAAGCAATATTCAAGGCAGGAAACGTGTTGCCGCTCTCCCTCATTCCTGAAGGCGTGCCAGTCCACAGCATTGAGCTTCGCCCAGGTGACGGCGGGAAGTTTTGCCGTTCGTCTGGCTCGTCTGCTCGGATCGTGACGAAGTCAGAGGGGAAGATTATTATCGCGCTTCCGTCGAAGAAGAGAAAAGTGCTCGATGCGCGCTGCAGAGCAGTGCTTGGCGTCGCAGCGGGCGGCGGAAGGAAGGACAAGCCATTGCTGAAGGCGGGCGCCGCGTTTCACAAGGCAAGGGCAAAGAATATGAAATACCCTATCATAGGGGGCTCTTCGCAGAACGCGGTGAACCACCCGTTTGGGAATAAGCGAACGTCGAGAAAGTCGCATGCGAAGCCGGCTCCTGCGAACGCGCCGCCAGGGAGAAAAGTCGGCATGATTCGCCCCAGGAGGAGTGGAAGAAAGAGAGGAAAGCAATGA
- a CDS encoding 50S ribosomal protein L23, which translates to MSQNQKDAGAEGSQDAAVKKKKEEARIQHPLTTEKAMRLMESENTLVFVVDKSSTKQAIKEAIEDLFSVKVAKVNTVRDAKGRKRAFVKFAPEVQAIDLATRLGMM; encoded by the coding sequence ATGAGTCAAAATCAAAAGGATGCTGGAGCGGAAGGATCGCAAGATGCTGCGGTGAAGAAAAAGAAAGAAGAAGCACGAATTCAGCATCCGCTCACGACGGAGAAGGCTATGCGGTTGATGGAGTCTGAGAACACATTGGTGTTCGTTGTTGACAAGTCATCAACGAAGCAGGCGATAAAAGAAGCAATTGAAGATTTGTTTTCCGTGAAGGTTGCGAAGGTGAACACCGTTCGTGACGCGAAAGGAAGGAAGCGCGCCTTTGTTAAATTCGCGCCTGAGGTGCAAGCAATCGATCTCGCGACAAGGCTTGGCATGATGTAG
- a CDS encoding 50S ribosomal protein L4 — protein MSMAQGRAGEIPLPRQFAEQVRPDLIRRAVLAAQANARQKYGAYDQAGKRHTTDLSKRRRHYRGSYGFGISRTPRKILSRSGTRFGWVGALAPNTVGGRRAHPPKPEKEWGQKVNVAERRKAIRSALAATVEKDVVEARGHRVPKGFPFGVEDRFEQVKTTKEAIAVLKNLGFGGDLERCVRKTRAGKGKLRGRRYAVAKSVLIVVSGPCPLVKAARNIPGVDVCAVHELNAQVLAPGAHPGRLTLFTKKALERLEKEGLFQGTASSLKARLLKALTGGATTRAGDDPGQQESRSRDAKPKRSVKKQGGTAKKLTREQGEVAGA, from the coding sequence ATGTCAATGGCGCAGGGACGCGCCGGTGAAATTCCCTTACCCAGGCAGTTTGCAGAGCAGGTCAGGCCTGACTTGATTAGGAGGGCTGTTTTGGCTGCGCAGGCAAACGCGAGGCAGAAGTACGGCGCGTACGATCAGGCAGGGAAGCGGCACACAACTGATTTGTCCAAGCGACGCAGGCATTATCGCGGGTCGTACGGCTTTGGAATTTCGAGGACGCCGCGAAAGATTCTCAGCAGGTCCGGGACGCGGTTCGGCTGGGTGGGGGCTCTCGCTCCTAATACTGTGGGCGGTCGCAGAGCGCATCCTCCTAAGCCGGAGAAAGAGTGGGGGCAGAAGGTGAACGTTGCTGAGCGGCGAAAAGCCATTCGTTCAGCCCTCGCCGCGACTGTGGAGAAGGACGTGGTGGAAGCGAGAGGCCACCGCGTTCCTAAAGGCTTTCCTTTCGGTGTAGAAGATCGTTTTGAGCAGGTCAAAACGACGAAGGAAGCGATTGCTGTGTTGAAGAACCTCGGGTTCGGAGGTGATTTGGAGCGTTGTGTTCGTAAAACAAGGGCGGGGAAGGGCAAGTTGCGTGGCAGAAGGTATGCTGTGGCGAAGAGCGTCTTGATCGTAGTGTCCGGGCCATGTCCCTTGGTGAAGGCGGCAAGAAACATACCGGGCGTGGATGTTTGTGCTGTGCACGAACTGAATGCGCAAGTCCTCGCTCCCGGAGCTCACCCCGGGAGGTTGACGTTGTTCACGAAAAAGGCGCTTGAGCGCTTGGAAAAGGAGGGCTTGTTCCAGGGCACTGCCTCGTCTTTGAAGGCGCGACTCCTCAAGGCCCTCACGGGCGGTGCTACAACGCGTGCCGGCGATGACCCCGGGCAGCAAGAGTCGCGCTCACGTGATGCGAAGCCGAAACGTTCTGTCAAGAAACAAGGCGGGACGGCTAAGAAGCTGACGAGGGAACAAGGCGAGGTTGCAGGAGCATGA
- a CDS encoding 50S ribosomal protein L3: MPKKHQPRFGSMQVWPRKRAKRATARVRSWPVEKFASDARPLGFPVYKAGMTHVMVTEQKKTSHLKGETLQVPVTVLECPPLKIFGVRGYVREGYGLRVAKEVLFRTDKLLDRRVEVKKGASVKDVEALDPASFAFFTILVHTQPKLTGFGKKTPDVAELRLGGGPAEQLAYIKEHLTTPLSVGEVFKEGDVVDAHAVTKGKGFQGPVKRFGIGLKHHKSEKGRRVPGSLGPWSGQGHIMYRVAQAGQTGFHTRTQFNNIIYKIADNPADVNPKGGFVGYGFVQGPYLLVRGSVQGPKKRLITLTHAQRTMQKKPEHVVVAVSVESQQGV, translated from the coding sequence ATGCCTAAAAAGCATCAACCACGATTCGGCAGTATGCAGGTGTGGCCGCGCAAGCGTGCAAAGCGAGCGACAGCAAGAGTGCGCTCATGGCCTGTTGAGAAATTTGCCTCTGATGCTCGGCCGTTAGGGTTTCCTGTGTACAAGGCAGGGATGACGCACGTGATGGTTACTGAGCAGAAGAAGACGTCTCACTTGAAAGGCGAGACGCTTCAAGTTCCTGTCACGGTTTTGGAGTGCCCGCCATTGAAGATTTTTGGTGTTCGCGGCTACGTTCGGGAAGGGTATGGTTTGCGCGTTGCGAAGGAAGTGCTTTTTCGAACGGACAAGTTGCTCGACCGTCGTGTCGAGGTCAAGAAGGGGGCGAGTGTAAAAGATGTTGAAGCATTGGATCCTGCGTCGTTTGCGTTCTTTACCATCCTCGTGCACACGCAGCCAAAGCTGACCGGTTTTGGCAAAAAGACGCCTGACGTGGCAGAGTTGCGTTTGGGAGGCGGGCCGGCAGAGCAGCTTGCCTACATTAAAGAACATCTCACGACGCCGTTGAGTGTCGGGGAAGTCTTCAAGGAAGGGGATGTTGTTGATGCTCATGCAGTAACGAAGGGAAAGGGCTTTCAAGGTCCGGTAAAGCGTTTTGGTATTGGTCTGAAGCATCACAAGTCGGAGAAGGGCAGGAGGGTGCCTGGATCGCTTGGTCCTTGGAGCGGGCAGGGCCATATCATGTATCGAGTGGCTCAGGCCGGCCAGACGGGTTTTCATACCAGGACGCAGTTTAACAACATCATTTACAAGATTGCTGACAATCCTGCCGATGTGAACCCGAAAGGGGGTTTTGTCGGTTATGGCTTTGTTCAGGGCCCGTACTTGCTGGTTCGGGGTTCTGTGCAAGGACCGAAGAAGCGGTTGATTACGCTTACGCATGCCCAGCGCACGATGCAAAAAAAACCTGAGCACGTCGTCGTGGCCGTGTCCGTTGAGTCACAGCAAGGGGTGTAG
- the msrA gene encoding peptide-methionine (S)-S-oxide reductase, protein MQQNTHNNTLIGRAPPFLTLLILSGILFLVFIAFAGKNQTQHRRVEPTTNKTALKAGVTATATFAGGCFWCMEPPFENLPGVISVTSGFAGGTTPNPSYKDVSSGKTGHVEAIQVTYDPTVVSYEKLLDVFWRQIDPTDPGGQFADRGAQYATAIFYHTEEQRKQAQKSKSAIQASGRFTKPVATRIEPYTTFYPAEEYHQDYYKKNPLRYKTYRYFSGRDNYLQKKWKNTTTPAAEPDNTPPKQGSNITPATYDTRHLSPLQYHVTQEDGTEPAFNNPYWNNKAEGIYVDIVSGEPLFSSTDKFDSGTGWPSFTKPIHEDAITTRKDFKLLLPRTEVRSKLANSHLGHVFNDGPAPTGKRYCINSAALRFIPKEKLKEEGYTTYLSLFTTNKTATTKTTQPNREQA, encoded by the coding sequence ATGCAACAAAACACCCACAACAACACTCTCATCGGCCGAGCCCCGCCTTTCCTCACACTCCTCATCCTCTCCGGGATCCTCTTCCTCGTCTTCATCGCTTTCGCTGGCAAAAACCAAACACAACACAGACGCGTGGAACCAACAACAAACAAAACAGCCTTGAAGGCCGGCGTCACGGCAACCGCCACCTTCGCGGGCGGATGCTTTTGGTGCATGGAACCTCCTTTTGAAAACCTCCCCGGCGTCATCAGCGTCACGTCAGGCTTCGCGGGAGGAACAACACCCAACCCCTCCTACAAAGATGTTTCTTCAGGAAAAACAGGCCACGTTGAAGCAATCCAAGTAACCTACGACCCGACCGTCGTTTCTTACGAAAAACTCCTCGACGTGTTCTGGCGCCAAATAGACCCGACAGACCCTGGCGGCCAGTTCGCAGACCGAGGAGCACAATACGCCACCGCCATTTTCTACCACACAGAAGAGCAACGCAAACAAGCGCAAAAAAGCAAGAGCGCCATCCAGGCATCAGGGAGATTCACCAAACCCGTCGCGACCCGTATCGAGCCCTACACCACGTTCTACCCTGCCGAAGAATACCATCAAGACTACTACAAAAAAAACCCGCTTCGCTACAAAACATACCGCTACTTCTCAGGACGAGACAACTACCTCCAAAAAAAATGGAAGAACACGACAACCCCCGCCGCCGAACCTGACAACACACCACCAAAACAAGGAAGCAACATAACACCCGCTACCTACGATACCCGCCACCTGAGCCCCCTCCAATACCACGTCACGCAAGAAGACGGCACAGAACCCGCCTTCAACAACCCCTACTGGAACAACAAAGCAGAAGGCATCTACGTCGACATCGTCTCAGGAGAGCCACTCTTTAGCTCAACGGACAAATTCGACTCCGGCACAGGATGGCCGAGCTTCACCAAACCCATCCACGAAGACGCAATCACTACACGAAAAGACTTTAAACTCCTCCTCCCCCGAACAGAGGTGCGCAGCAAACTCGCAAACAGCCACCTCGGCCACGTCTTCAACGACGGCCCGGCACCCACTGGCAAGCGCTACTGCATAAACAGCGCCGCGCTCCGCTTCATACCCAAAGAAAAACTAAAAGAAGAAGGCTATACCACATACCTTTCCCTCTTCACAACAAACAAGACCGCAACAACCAAGACGACACAACCCAACCGAGAACAAGCATGA
- a CDS encoding aminopeptidase P family protein, with translation MLTSFFKTASQKKAVLNPKKSLLVTSERRDSLNPPSKKTPVYNPDLSPMPLSTKTPAILRRASKNTNRLVIGSTETNTDLLYLAKTPIPSRALLLHTRQRTYLAVPRLEFERVKKSAPNNIRVLCTDDVSPSPEPLETTALRLLQRLRIRSVTIQHDAPAMVYLTLANAHVRVGLARHLFPERSKKNREEIAAMRHAGKAARQAIQNATRTIANAKIRRGVLQLKGSTLTSEDIKRNIRSTLFSLGCYATSIIVSCGSDTSHPHHEGSGPLKPNEPIIIDVYPRHSKTKYWADTTRTVVYGTPSPQLVAMHRAVLRAYQQGVAMLKPGTPTRAIDAAVRTVLEQEGFATSKTQGFIHSTGHGVGLDLHEAPFISPRSNERLSEGNVVTVEPGLYYHASGGVRIENTFLVTKNGAVNLTNTPTTLQRLPGNTLASKTF, from the coding sequence ATGCTTACCTCCTTTTTCAAGACCGCCTCACAAAAAAAGGCGGTTTTGAACCCAAAAAAAAGCCTTTTGGTGACGTCTGAACGGCGCGATTCGCTAAACCCGCCATCCAAGAAAACACCAGTATACAACCCTGATTTGTCCCCTATGCCCCTCTCAACAAAAACTCCTGCTATTTTGCGCCGCGCAAGCAAAAACACGAACCGCCTCGTCATTGGCTCAACCGAAACGAACACAGACCTCCTCTACCTCGCCAAAACCCCCATACCGAGCAGGGCTCTGCTTCTACACACAAGACAGCGAACATACCTTGCCGTTCCCCGCCTCGAATTCGAACGCGTCAAAAAAAGCGCGCCGAACAACATACGCGTTCTGTGCACTGACGACGTCTCCCCTTCACCAGAACCGCTTGAAACCACCGCGCTCCGCCTTCTGCAGCGCCTCCGCATCCGCTCAGTCACCATCCAGCACGACGCCCCGGCGATGGTATACCTCACGCTTGCCAACGCACACGTGCGCGTCGGCCTTGCACGACACCTCTTCCCCGAACGAAGCAAAAAAAACAGGGAGGAGATCGCCGCTATGCGCCACGCGGGCAAAGCAGCACGGCAAGCAATACAAAACGCGACACGAACCATCGCCAACGCAAAAATAAGAAGAGGCGTTCTTCAGTTGAAAGGAAGCACGTTGACCAGCGAAGACATCAAGCGCAACATTCGCTCCACGCTCTTCTCTCTAGGATGCTACGCGACGAGCATCATCGTCAGTTGCGGAAGCGACACCTCCCACCCCCACCATGAAGGAAGCGGCCCGCTCAAGCCCAACGAGCCCATCATCATTGACGTCTACCCCCGCCACAGCAAAACAAAATATTGGGCAGACACCACCAGGACTGTCGTGTACGGAACGCCCAGCCCGCAACTCGTGGCCATGCACCGCGCAGTGCTACGCGCGTATCAGCAAGGGGTAGCAATGCTCAAACCAGGAACACCGACGCGAGCTATCGACGCCGCCGTGAGAACAGTACTGGAACAAGAAGGATTTGCCACAAGCAAAACCCAAGGATTCATCCACAGCACAGGCCACGGCGTCGGCCTTGACCTGCACGAAGCCCCCTTCATCTCCCCTCGCAGCAACGAACGTCTCAGTGAAGGCAACGTCGTCACCGTCGAGCCTGGGCTCTACTACCACGCCAGCGGGGGCGTACGAATTGAAAACACCTTCCTTGTTACAAAGAACGGAGCCGTCAACCTCACAAACACCCCTACCACGCTTCAAAGACTACCCGGCAACACGCTTGCTTCGAAAACCTTTTGA
- a CDS encoding Lrp/AsnC family transcriptional regulator, which yields MIIAYILIKARHGKLRICEVALKNHEEVEELHEVLGEWDIIAKVAVPDLASLKEFIQNKLQITEGIKETTTLLCNDTSEFE from the coding sequence ATGATCATCGCCTACATCCTCATTAAGGCCAGGCACGGCAAACTGCGCATCTGCGAAGTGGCACTCAAAAACCACGAAGAAGTAGAAGAGCTCCACGAAGTCCTCGGCGAGTGGGACATCATTGCAAAAGTCGCGGTTCCGGACCTCGCTTCCCTAAAAGAATTCATCCAAAACAAGCTTCAAATCACGGAAGGCATTAAAGAAACAACAACACTTCTTTGCAACGACACATCTGAATTTGAATAG